The following proteins come from a genomic window of Streptomyces sp. Sge12:
- a CDS encoding condensation domain-containing protein, protein MADPAGFEGALAALPEAKRELARLMLAARQPVPAHPAPRSGAGPVPPTALQSRLWRRERTHPAVATGSHALRLTGPLDPQRLVAALTGVLRRHEALRTRIGVSTSGQPRLHVDGEPVLRLTRADLSGFTPQAAAERVALQSNESASTVLDLESGRTSAFRLLRLAPDEHVLILASHLAVFDGWSSGVFLTDLAAGYREGPAGPGASAPPALQFPDYADWQHRWLAGPDGSAELARRRAVFAADPPAARAPGGFERGHVPVRLARGPVDAGLELGAAEGATPFMTLLAALAVVLARREGRTSLVIGTPAAGRFAGALEGAVGQFTTVVPIRLDLTGDPAFRELLHRTRAAVADALAHQRLPVDVLFGEGTPPPYNVLFALHNYPAVPLDLPGIAVGQLPGPPARHLELYSPDPAAALACIGLVERDGEIGGTAEYNRHAATPEDVRALLTGIEDVLDRAAAAPASPLTT, encoded by the coding sequence ATGGCAGACCCGGCCGGGTTCGAAGGGGCGCTCGCCGCGCTCCCCGAGGCGAAGCGCGAACTCGCCCGGCTGATGCTGGCCGCCCGGCAGCCCGTACCCGCCCACCCGGCCCCGCGCTCCGGCGCGGGGCCGGTCCCCCCGACCGCGCTCCAGTCCCGGCTGTGGCGCCGCGAGCGCACCCACCCGGCCGTCGCCACCGGCTCGCACGCCCTGCGGCTGACCGGCCCGCTCGACCCGCAGCGGCTCGTGGCGGCCCTCACCGGGGTGCTGCGCCGCCACGAGGCCCTGCGCACCCGGATCGGCGTCTCCACCAGCGGCCAACCCCGGCTGCACGTGGACGGGGAACCGGTTCTGCGGCTCACCCGGGCCGACCTCTCCGGATTCACCCCGCAGGCCGCGGCCGAACGCGTGGCCCTGCAGAGCAACGAGAGCGCCTCCACCGTCCTCGACCTGGAGAGCGGCCGCACCAGCGCCTTCCGGCTGCTGCGGCTCGCCCCCGACGAGCACGTCCTGATCCTCGCCTCCCACCTCGCGGTCTTCGACGGCTGGTCCTCCGGGGTCTTCCTCACGGACCTGGCCGCCGGCTACCGAGAGGGCCCGGCGGGTCCGGGCGCCTCGGCCCCGCCCGCACTCCAGTTCCCCGACTACGCCGACTGGCAGCACCGGTGGCTCGCCGGACCCGACGGCTCCGCCGAACTCGCCCGCCGCCGGGCCGTGTTCGCCGCCGACCCGCCCGCGGCCCGGGCACCCGGCGGGTTCGAACGCGGTCATGTGCCCGTACGGCTGGCCCGCGGGCCCGTCGACGCCGGGCTGGAACTGGGCGCGGCCGAGGGAGCCACCCCGTTCATGACGCTGCTCGCCGCGCTGGCCGTCGTACTCGCCCGCCGGGAGGGCCGCACCTCACTGGTGATCGGCACCCCGGCGGCCGGCCGCTTCGCCGGAGCCCTCGAAGGCGCCGTCGGACAGTTCACCACCGTCGTGCCGATCCGGCTCGACCTGACGGGAGACCCCGCCTTCCGGGAGCTGCTGCACCGCACCCGGGCCGCCGTAGCCGACGCACTGGCCCACCAACGCCTGCCCGTCGACGTCCTGTTCGGAGAGGGAACACCCCCGCCGTACAACGTCCTGTTCGCCCTCCACAACTACCCGGCGGTCCCCCTGGACCTGCCGGGGATCGCGGTCGGCCAGCTGCCCGGGCCGCCCGCCCGGCACCTCGAGCTCTACAGCCCCGACCCGGCTGCCGCCCTCGCCTGCATCGGCCTCGTGGAACGGGACGGCGAGATCGGCGGCACCGCCGAGTACAACCGCCACGCGGCCACGCCCGAGGACGTGCGGGCGCTGCTCACCGGAATCGA